Proteins encoded by one window of Clostridium perfringens:
- a CDS encoding rhamnulokinase, with amino-acid sequence MGSVLAVDLGASSGRAILGELKDGKIALKEVNRFPNKPIYKRGILSWNTDYLFSEIKKSIMEAKKVAEVESIGVDTWGVDFGLLDEYGNLITFPANYRDSRTKGILKRVASLFSLKELYKITGNQIMEINTLFQLLALREKNPELFYQAKTVLLIPDLFNYLLTGKIAAECSIASTTQLTDPHTKKWSKEVLDSFELSSQMFPEIVNEGNFLGTTKSELGLGNIKVINVCQHDTASAVVSVPSEKNFLFISCGTWSLIGTELNEPILNEQAIKFNLTNESGHSGTTRLLKNCTGLWVIQELKRNYEEEGINYSYEEIANMASLVSCNECIIDTDDESFLEPGDMRERIISYGKKTNQKVPKEPKEFFRCAYESLAYKYKETIKEIEMITNKKFEEIYIVGGGAKATFFCQLVANITGKEVIAGPGEATAIGNIIIQLIALKEIKDVSEARKIISNSFNLTKYIPGVK; translated from the coding sequence ATGGGGAGTGTGTTAGCAGTTGATTTGGGAGCTTCTTCAGGAAGGGCAATTTTAGGTGAATTAAAAGATGGAAAGATAGCCTTAAAAGAAGTAAATAGATTTCCCAATAAGCCAATTTATAAAAGAGGGATTCTAAGTTGGAATACAGATTATTTATTTTCTGAAATTAAAAAAAGTATCATGGAAGCAAAAAAGGTTGCAGAAGTTGAAAGTATTGGAGTTGATACTTGGGGTGTAGATTTTGGTTTGTTAGATGAATATGGAAATTTAATTACCTTTCCTGCTAATTATAGGGATAGTAGAACAAAAGGCATTTTAAAAAGGGTTGCTAGTCTATTTTCTTTAAAAGAACTTTATAAGATTACAGGAAATCAAATAATGGAGATAAATACATTATTTCAATTATTAGCATTAAGAGAAAAGAATCCAGAATTATTTTATCAAGCTAAAACTGTTTTATTGATTCCAGATTTATTTAATTATCTATTGACTGGTAAAATAGCTGCAGAATGTAGTATAGCATCAACAACTCAACTTACTGATCCTCATACAAAAAAATGGTCAAAAGAGGTTTTAGATAGTTTTGAATTATCTAGCCAAATGTTTCCTGAAATAGTTAACGAGGGGAATTTTCTTGGGACAACTAAATCAGAACTAGGATTAGGAAATATAAAAGTTATAAATGTTTGCCAACATGATACTGCTAGTGCTGTTGTAAGTGTTCCTTCTGAAAAAAACTTTTTATTTATTTCATGTGGTACATGGTCTTTGATTGGTACTGAGTTAAATGAACCTATACTCAATGAGCAGGCAATTAAGTTTAATCTGACTAATGAAAGTGGACATAGTGGAACAACTAGATTGTTAAAAAATTGTACAGGCCTTTGGGTAATACAGGAATTAAAAAGGAATTATGAAGAAGAGGGGATTAACTATTCTTACGAAGAAATAGCTAATATGGCTAGTTTAGTTTCATGTAATGAATGCATAATTGATACCGATGATGAAAGTTTTCTAGAGCCAGGTGACATGAGAGAAAGAATAATATCATATGGTAAAAAAACAAATCAAAAAGTACCAAAAGAACCAAAAGAATTCTTTAGGTGTGCTTATGAAAGTCTAGCTTATAAGTATAAAGAAACAATTAAAGAAATTGAGATGATTACAAACAAAAAGTTTGAAGAAATATATATAGTTGGTGGTGGAGCTAAAGCAACATTTTTTTGTCAATTAGTTGCAAATATAACAGGGAAAGAAGTAATAGCTGGACCAGGAGAGGCTACTGCAATTGGAAATATTATAATTCAATTAATTGCATTAAAAGAAATTAAAGATGTTTCAGAAGCTAGGAAAATAATTTCTAATTCCTTTAACTTAACTAAGTATATTCCAGGTGTGAAATAA
- a CDS encoding DeoR/GlpR family DNA-binding transcription regulator, with amino-acid sequence MLKQDRLMEITNIIQNKKRIQIKDLAKSTFSSISTIRRDVIFLEKQGLIKRLHGEIILNNFNTVEPSKFLRESENVIKKRAIASLAKDFIAPGMCIYLDSSTTVYELCPFLCDIEHLIIFTNGLNTALRLAEYGNPTMKIFITGGEVKHFSSSVVNLDIENSLLNHFNVDIAFCSARGIDESNVYEVSLSQAVSKKRIIDKAKETILLIDSSKFEVTGFFKINDLKKYKAIISDKLPSPKILAAAEALDIEWISDTDIS; translated from the coding sequence ATGCTTAAACAAGATAGGTTAATGGAAATAACTAATATTATTCAAAATAAAAAAAGAATTCAAATTAAGGACTTAGCTAAATCTACTTTTTCTAGTATTTCTACTATACGTAGAGATGTTATTTTTCTGGAAAAGCAAGGTTTAATTAAAAGATTACATGGAGAAATCATTTTAAATAATTTCAACACTGTAGAACCATCTAAATTTTTACGCGAAAGCGAAAACGTAATCAAAAAGAGAGCTATAGCTTCGCTTGCAAAAGATTTTATAGCACCTGGAATGTGTATTTATTTGGATTCTAGCACTACAGTATATGAATTATGTCCATTTTTATGTGATATTGAGCACCTTATAATTTTTACAAACGGGCTAAATACAGCCTTAAGACTAGCAGAATACGGAAATCCAACAATGAAAATCTTTATAACTGGTGGAGAAGTAAAGCACTTCTCTTCTTCTGTAGTTAACTTAGATATTGAAAATTCATTACTTAATCACTTTAATGTTGATATAGCTTTCTGTTCAGCAAGGGGAATTGATGAATCTAATGTATATGAAGTAAGTCTTAGTCAAGCAGTTTCAAAAAAAAGAATAATAGATAAAGCAAAAGAAACTATATTACTAATAGATAGTTCAAAATTTGAAGTAACTGGTTTTTTCAAAATTAATGACTTGAAAAAATATAAAGCAATTATATCTGATAAACTTCCAAGCCCCAAAATCTTAGCTGCTGCAGAAGCTTTAGATATTGAATGGATTAGTGATACAGATATATCTTAA
- the lepB gene encoding signal peptidase I: MSKNLKEYVVIICAAIVLTLLINKFLLFKIVVPTPSMAPTIEPGDQLFATRIHNLSKMERGDMIVFYSKEFDERMIKRLIGLPGDKVEIKDDGTVNVNNEKLDEPYIKYPGGKVNMNFEVPEDKYLLLGDNRDNSKDARYWSDKYIDGDDILGKAQITVWPLNRFNFAS, translated from the coding sequence ATGTCTAAAAATTTAAAAGAGTACGTAGTTATTATTTGTGCAGCAATAGTATTAACACTTCTTATAAATAAATTTTTACTTTTTAAAATAGTAGTTCCAACTCCATCCATGGCACCAACTATTGAGCCGGGAGATCAACTTTTTGCTACAAGAATACATAATTTATCTAAGATGGAAAGAGGAGATATGATAGTTTTTTATTCAAAGGAATTTGATGAAAGAATGATAAAAAGACTAATAGGATTACCAGGAGATAAGGTGGAAATAAAAGATGATGGAACAGTGAATGTAAATAATGAAAAGTTAGATGAGCCTTATATAAAATACCCAGGTGGGAAAGTGAATATGAATTTTGAAGTTCCAGAAGACAAATATCTTTTATTAGGAGATAATAGAGATAATAGCAAAGATGCAAGGTATTGGAGTGATAAATATATAGATGGTGATGATATATTAGGAAAAGCTCAAATAACCGTATGGCCTTTAAATAGGTTTAACTTTGCTAGCTAA
- a CDS encoding HsmA family protein gives MPKLLIPAIIFITLALIFYTIGVWSEHRAGILKKKHVIIFWCGLVCDTLGTYTMSRIVAAGTDKGITPTDLLIHQSTGMLAIILMLIHAVWATIVLNRGSEKAKAIFHKFSLVVWFIWLIPYFVGMYIGMTS, from the coding sequence ATGCCTAAATTATTAATTCCAGCTATTATATTTATAACATTAGCATTAATATTTTATACAATTGGTGTTTGGAGCGAGCATAGAGCAGGTATCTTAAAGAAAAAACATGTAATAATCTTTTGGTGTGGTTTAGTATGCGATACTCTTGGAACTTATACAATGAGTAGAATCGTTGCTGCAGGAACTGACAAAGGTATTACTCCAACTGATTTATTAATACATCAATCAACAGGTATGCTTGCTATTATTTTAATGCTTATACATGCTGTTTGGGCAACAATTGTTTTAAACAGAGGTAGTGAAAAAGCAAAAGCTATATTCCACAAATTCAGTTTAGTAGTTTGGTTCATATGGCTTATCCCATACTTTGTAGGTATGTATATCGGAATGACATCATAA
- a CDS encoding FAD-binding oxidoreductase, protein MSYNKINESGIEFIKGIINDNERVFIGEEISEDYSHDELGSEKHMPDIVVKAMSRDEIVEIMKYANNNNIPVTVRGAGTGLVGAAVPILGGILLDLSGMNKILELDEDNLTLTVEPGVLIMEIAKFVEEHDLFYPPDPGEKTATIGGNVSTNAGGMRAVKYGVTRDYVRGIEVVLPSGEVLELGGKVVKNSSGYSLKDLIIGSEGTLGIITKIVLKLLPLPKKVISLLVPFNDLESAIETVPKIIKSKNIPTAIEFMQRDLIISAEEFLGKKFPDNSSNAYLILSFDGNSKEEVEGYYEKVADICLKEGALDVFISDTEERQESIWSARGAFLEAIKASTSDLDEVDVVVPRNKVAEFVKFTNEVEKKLNVRIRSFGHAGDGNLHIYILKDELSEDEWHKKLNEAMEILYRKQRELNGQVSGEHGIGLAKRLYLNESLNKATMDIMRGIKLAFDPNNILNPGKVCE, encoded by the coding sequence ATGAGTTATAACAAAATAAATGAAAGTGGAATTGAATTTATAAAAGGAATAATAAATGATAATGAAAGAGTATTTATTGGAGAAGAAATAAGTGAAGACTATTCTCATGATGAGTTAGGTTCAGAAAAGCATATGCCTGATATTGTTGTTAAGGCTATGAGTAGAGATGAAATTGTAGAAATAATGAAATATGCAAATAATAATAATATTCCTGTAACTGTAAGAGGAGCTGGTACTGGACTTGTTGGAGCAGCAGTTCCAATACTAGGAGGAATTTTATTAGATTTAAGTGGAATGAATAAAATATTAGAGTTAGATGAAGATAACTTAACTCTTACAGTTGAGCCTGGAGTTCTTATTATGGAAATAGCTAAATTTGTTGAGGAACATGATTTATTTTATCCACCAGATCCAGGAGAAAAAACAGCAACCATAGGTGGTAATGTTAGTACAAATGCAGGAGGAATGAGAGCTGTTAAATATGGAGTAACAAGGGATTATGTAAGAGGAATTGAAGTAGTTCTTCCTAGTGGAGAAGTCTTAGAGCTTGGTGGAAAAGTTGTTAAAAATAGTTCAGGATATAGCTTAAAAGATTTAATTATTGGATCAGAAGGAACATTAGGAATAATAACAAAAATAGTATTAAAACTATTACCACTTCCAAAGAAGGTAATAAGCCTTTTAGTTCCATTTAATGATTTAGAAAGTGCCATAGAAACAGTGCCTAAAATAATAAAATCAAAGAATATTCCAACAGCTATAGAATTTATGCAAAGAGATTTAATAATATCAGCAGAGGAATTCTTAGGAAAGAAATTTCCTGATAATTCATCAAATGCTTATTTAATATTAAGCTTTGATGGAAACTCAAAGGAAGAGGTTGAAGGATATTATGAAAAAGTAGCTGACATATGTTTAAAAGAAGGAGCTTTAGATGTATTTATATCAGATACAGAAGAAAGACAAGAATCAATATGGTCAGCTAGGGGAGCTTTCTTAGAAGCCATAAAGGCATCAACAAGTGATTTAGATGAGGTTGACGTTGTTGTACCAAGAAATAAGGTAGCAGAGTTTGTAAAATTCACTAATGAAGTAGAGAAAAAACTTAATGTTAGAATAAGAAGTTTTGGACATGCTGGTGATGGAAACTTACACATTTATATATTAAAGGATGAATTATCAGAGGATGAATGGCATAAAAAACTTAATGAAGCTATGGAAATACTTTATAGAAAACAAAGAGAACTTAATGGACAAGTCTCTGGAGAACATGGAATAGGCTTAGCTAAGAGATTATATCTAAATGAATCCTTAAATAAGGCCACAATGGATATTATGAGAGGAATAAAATTAGCCTTTGATCCAAATAATATTTTAAATCCAGGTAAGGTTTGTGAATAA
- a CDS encoding electron transfer flavoprotein subunit alpha/FixB family protein, whose protein sequence is MGRLVVHQDKIEDANSVIKICPFGAMEIVNGKVEINASCRMCKVCVRKGPKGAFEFVEDENKVLVNKDEWKGIAVYVDHVNGEIHPVTLELIGKARELADKVNQKVYCLFMGNGIKDKAGELLHYGVDEVIVYDYKELENFRIEPYTAVFYDFINKIKPCSILVGATTLGRSLAPRVAARCRTGLTADCTILDIKENTDLVQIRPAFGGNIMAQIVTPNSRPQMATVRYKVMSAPERNEECTGEIKYFEIEKDKLKSDIEVKEIKQKPKEHSISDAEVIVVAGRGVKSEKDLEIIKELADLLGGELAVTRPLIENGWADANRQVGLSGRTVRPKLIITCGVSGAIQFVAGMNNADYIFAINKDEKAPIFKVAHYGIVGDIYEIVPKLIEKIKGEGVL, encoded by the coding sequence ATGGGAAGATTAGTTGTTCATCAAGATAAAATAGAGGATGCAAATAGTGTAATAAAAATTTGTCCCTTTGGAGCTATGGAAATAGTTAATGGGAAAGTTGAAATAAATGCAAGTTGTAGAATGTGTAAGGTATGTGTTAGAAAAGGACCTAAAGGAGCCTTTGAGTTTGTTGAAGATGAGAATAAGGTCTTAGTAAATAAGGATGAATGGAAAGGTATAGCCGTTTATGTTGACCATGTAAATGGAGAAATTCATCCAGTTACCTTAGAACTAATAGGAAAAGCTAGAGAATTAGCTGATAAGGTTAATCAAAAAGTTTATTGTTTATTTATGGGGAATGGAATAAAAGATAAGGCTGGAGAGCTTTTACATTATGGAGTAGACGAAGTTATTGTATATGATTATAAAGAGCTTGAAAACTTTAGAATTGAGCCATATACAGCTGTCTTTTATGACTTTATAAACAAGATTAAACCTTGTTCAATTTTAGTAGGAGCCACTACATTAGGTAGATCATTAGCCCCAAGAGTAGCCGCTAGATGTAGAACAGGGCTTACAGCAGATTGTACTATACTTGATATAAAAGAAAATACAGATTTAGTTCAAATAAGACCAGCCTTTGGTGGTAATATTATGGCGCAAATAGTAACTCCAAATTCAAGACCTCAAATGGCAACTGTTAGATATAAAGTTATGTCTGCTCCTGAAAGAAATGAGGAATGTACTGGAGAAATTAAGTACTTTGAAATAGAAAAGGACAAATTAAAATCAGATATAGAAGTTAAAGAAATTAAACAAAAACCTAAAGAACACAGTATATCAGATGCTGAGGTAATAGTAGTAGCTGGTAGAGGAGTTAAATCAGAAAAAGATTTAGAAATCATAAAAGAGCTTGCTGATCTATTAGGTGGAGAGCTTGCAGTTACAAGACCTCTTATAGAAAATGGATGGGCTGATGCTAATAGACAAGTTGGATTAAGCGGAAGAACAGTAAGACCAAAACTTATAATAACTTGTGGAGTTTCTGGAGCTATTCAATTTGTAGCAGGAATGAACAATGCAGATTATATATTTGCCATAAATAAAGATGAAAAAGCACCTATATTCAAGGTTGCTCACTATGGAATAGTTGGTGATATTTATGAAATTGTTCCTAAACTTATTGAAAAAATAAAAGGGGAAGGGGTGCTTTAA
- a CDS encoding electron transfer flavoprotein subunit beta/FixA family protein produces MKIMVCIKQVPGTSKVEVDEKTGVLKRDGVDSKMNPYDLYALETALRIKEKKGGNIKVISMGPPQAKAVIKEAYSMGADEGTLVSDRKFAGADVLATSYTLSQGVKKCGDFDIILCGKQTTDGDTAQVGPEMAEYLGIPHVANVRRILDVNDDFIKVEMDMPNTIEVLEVKYPCLLTVDKDIFQPRLPSYKKKLETDEREINVISLNDFEDKDEKKYGLNGSPTQVERIFPPSNNDDHEIWTGDSSELRERMEDKLRELKFI; encoded by the coding sequence ATGAAGATTATGGTTTGTATTAAACAGGTTCCAGGAACTTCAAAGGTTGAGGTTGATGAAAAAACAGGGGTTTTAAAGAGAGATGGAGTAGATTCTAAAATGAACCCTTATGATTTATATGCTTTAGAAACTGCATTGAGGATAAAAGAAAAGAAAGGTGGAAATATAAAGGTTATAAGTATGGGGCCACCACAAGCTAAGGCAGTAATAAAAGAGGCTTATTCTATGGGAGCTGATGAAGGAACCTTAGTTTCAGATAGAAAGTTTGCTGGGGCTGATGTTTTAGCAACTTCATATACATTATCACAAGGAGTTAAAAAATGTGGAGATTTTGATATTATTCTTTGTGGAAAACAAACTACAGATGGAGATACAGCACAGGTTGGACCTGAAATGGCTGAATATTTAGGAATTCCTCATGTTGCTAATGTTAGAAGAATATTAGATGTTAATGATGATTTTATTAAAGTTGAAATGGATATGCCTAATACAATAGAGGTACTAGAAGTAAAATATCCTTGTCTTTTAACTGTAGATAAAGATATTTTTCAACCTAGATTACCTTCCTATAAAAAGAAACTTGAAACAGATGAAAGAGAAATAAATGTAATATCTTTAAATGATTTTGAAGATAAAGATGAGAAAAAATATGGTTTAAATGGGTCACCAACTCAAGTTGAAAGAATATTTCCACCAAGCAATAATGATGACCATGAAATTTGGACAGGAGATTCATCTGAATTAAGGGAAAGAATGGAAGATAAATTAAGAGAGCTTAAGTTTATATAG